The proteins below come from a single Drosophila suzukii chromosome X, CBGP_Dsuzu_IsoJpt1.0, whole genome shotgun sequence genomic window:
- the LOC108004574 gene encoding uncharacterized protein isoform X1, whose translation MSFLGNTSDLECEKNEFPRQRSTGIVTKVAAHKLSAEPKWTDKREDDSDSEVSSPDNFLTKGAFLLTPSYELSMERAALICEKMAFKGCFSLTKTATGILFKFSHPDDYQAVFKKGFHKVTGARFYRKVSPPTHTHISSDWKGIMGHKIAIPCRPRKTFTLYVLDVPEDLPVEDIRHAMYKFDSVVEVVRLHIYSSLASNAANASSASVAASSSSAGGDKGVEGEQIQLLHTPTQSLRRAALRSTSKSVGSVVGDAIEKAERPERRELPPAVIRVTLASMDEYNILLQNGLNFYDATFFPTEANISLKGAKIDYKRRMLDGSIPGRVRELLPVFDAAGFCKLPPPTSKLIKPPRS comes from the exons ATGTCGTTCCTGGGCAACACATCCGATCTGGAGTGCGAAAAGAACGAGTTCCCGAGGCAGCGCTCCACGGGCATCGTCACCAAGGTGGCGGCCCACAAGCTCTCCGCGGAGCCCAAGTGGACCGACAAGCGGGAGGATGACTCCGACTCGGAGGTCTCGTCGCCGGATAACTTTCTGACCAAAG GCGCCTTCCTACTGACCCCATCCTACGAGTTGTCCATGGAGCGGGCGGCCCTCATCTGCGAGAAGATGGCCTTCAAGGGATGCTTCAGCTTGACGAAAACCGCTACAGGCATTCTGTTTAAATTCTCACACCCAGATGACTATCAGGCGGTGTTCAAGAAGGGCTTCCACAAGGTCACCGGGGCGCGTTTCTACCGCAAGGTGAGCCCACCCACCCACACCCACATCTCCAGTGATTGGAAGGGCATTATGGGGCACAAG ATAGCCATTCCGTGCCGGCCAAGGAAGACCTTCACGCTGTACGTGCTCGATGTGCCGGAGGATCTGCCCGTGGAGGATATCCGGCATGCCATGTACAAGTTCGACTCGGTGGTGGAGGTGGTGCGTCTGCACATCTACTCGAGCCTCGCCAGCAACGCCGCCAACGCCTCCTCCGCCTCCGTCGCCGCCAGCTCCTCCTCCGCCGGCGGGGACAAGGGCGTCGAAGGTGAGCAGATCCAGCTGCTGCACACGCCGACCCAATCTCTGCGCCGAGCTGCACTCCGAA GCACCTCGAAGAGCGTGGGTTCCGTGGTGGGCGATGCCATCGAAAAGGCCGAGCGTCCGGAGCGCAGGGAATTGCCTCCTGCCGTCATCCGGGTCACCCTGGCCTCCATGGATGAGTACAACATCCTCTTGCAGAACGGACTCAACTTCTACGATGCCACGTTCTTTCCCACTGAGGCCAACATCTCGCTGAAGGGCGCCAAGATTGACTATAAGCGCAG AATGCTCGATGGATCGATTCCCGGACGGGTGAGGGAACTGCTGCCCGTTTTCGATGCGGCTGGCTTCTGCAAGCTGCCACCGCCCACCAGCAAGCTAATTAAGCCGCCGAGGTCGTAG
- the LOC108004574 gene encoding uncharacterized protein isoform X3, giving the protein MSFLGNTSDLECEKNEFPRQRSTGIVTKVAAHKLSAEPKWTDKREDDSDSEVSSPDNFLTKGAFLLTPSYELSMERAALICEKMAFKGCFSLTKTATGILFKFSHPDDYQAVFKKGFHKVTGARFYRKIAIPCRPRKTFTLYVLDVPEDLPVEDIRHAMYKFDSVVEVVRLHIYSSLASNAANASSASVAASSSSAGGDKGVEGEQIQLLHTPTQSLRRAALRSTSKSVGSVVGDAIEKAERPERRELPPAVIRVTLASMDEYNILLQNGLNFYDATFFPTEANISLKGAKIDYKRRMLDGSIPGRVRELLPVFDAAGFCKLPPPTSKLIKPPRS; this is encoded by the exons ATGTCGTTCCTGGGCAACACATCCGATCTGGAGTGCGAAAAGAACGAGTTCCCGAGGCAGCGCTCCACGGGCATCGTCACCAAGGTGGCGGCCCACAAGCTCTCCGCGGAGCCCAAGTGGACCGACAAGCGGGAGGATGACTCCGACTCGGAGGTCTCGTCGCCGGATAACTTTCTGACCAAAG GCGCCTTCCTACTGACCCCATCCTACGAGTTGTCCATGGAGCGGGCGGCCCTCATCTGCGAGAAGATGGCCTTCAAGGGATGCTTCAGCTTGACGAAAACCGCTACAGGCATTCTGTTTAAATTCTCACACCCAGATGACTATCAGGCGGTGTTCAAGAAGGGCTTCCACAAGGTCACCGGGGCGCGTTTCTACCGCAAG ATAGCCATTCCGTGCCGGCCAAGGAAGACCTTCACGCTGTACGTGCTCGATGTGCCGGAGGATCTGCCCGTGGAGGATATCCGGCATGCCATGTACAAGTTCGACTCGGTGGTGGAGGTGGTGCGTCTGCACATCTACTCGAGCCTCGCCAGCAACGCCGCCAACGCCTCCTCCGCCTCCGTCGCCGCCAGCTCCTCCTCCGCCGGCGGGGACAAGGGCGTCGAAGGTGAGCAGATCCAGCTGCTGCACACGCCGACCCAATCTCTGCGCCGAGCTGCACTCCGAA GCACCTCGAAGAGCGTGGGTTCCGTGGTGGGCGATGCCATCGAAAAGGCCGAGCGTCCGGAGCGCAGGGAATTGCCTCCTGCCGTCATCCGGGTCACCCTGGCCTCCATGGATGAGTACAACATCCTCTTGCAGAACGGACTCAACTTCTACGATGCCACGTTCTTTCCCACTGAGGCCAACATCTCGCTGAAGGGCGCCAAGATTGACTATAAGCGCAG AATGCTCGATGGATCGATTCCCGGACGGGTGAGGGAACTGCTGCCCGTTTTCGATGCGGCTGGCTTCTGCAAGCTGCCACCGCCCACCAGCAAGCTAATTAAGCCGCCGAGGTCGTAG
- the dtn gene encoding transmembrane protein 132E: MNKMMRYCLIIALQLSLAYSVEVHFEAPDSGFFLKHARQPPVTPEIANVQTSSAVPPLRQRSSYDSVLSLDRFTVVETTQPVSIRASYGPFSTKQTVPARYIVPDTMDSQSGDYMNNATLLELQQPNMHLDISAHLVRSSVSQDAPVLRVLFHAGADPGGHLQRQKVCVLLHVAMGSEQPLKGRCMPEGEDGVCVAEVVVPLGWWPQLPAPTQDGSGQAPPKVPQRYAQVSYSVFEPPLRNPEQCEPKVQIQPLTTFAQVPLLAARTPYRMLRADDAVTFLLPQHPLYPLSRLHVPVFLHQYPDQRVAAFTVRARVKAGLRILGATASTDQWSVSVEKENPKHTTARVTAFRKEAESSLETGANLTSEVFEVFSWLLEVAEDTNDIVDGGKIVWSVTHVYDTPKDKDSGELVIPDDNKKRLIAKLEINKDDIQAVLPMAKIWEVMNTAVLTGRQVAQAMKVFIVSQAGKVADVTLQSSCHAEDESVIKVSSSCSSVYVDGSEQRGSSNASVIVKYGTYVGVAKFIVWMPEFPLEVYISDFRLSQIKGWKVTDDNHYLHNKQSRRRKKRSYVWGQHGTNYYNNLGADKTVCRARYQQSPVEVYAKFLAVDQNSGRTSYFISRRTGLRVTDLVQPLLRVADPKIASLKGRILQGKSMGRTDVQVLSPITGRVIGTKEIRVGSDKVNLSKLIVRVISGLQLTISPDNTIENGYLAETSVTHKLTAQYQEGLLDIDLEFTDGSKTPLRDIAVEDYFLLVESLDTEVVAFAPMLASHHPRVIAVGEGNGNLLRVTLLLSEECRQRRGTLSSSKQNKSNAAPLASALASIEVDFNNVDIVSKQEAIQNDGTVGRERKNYRQTGDLADIIVGIPLRDSSQLYEPTVQARQHRGSIQAVHKGHHGKGLAGTGTMTTMELGMYVLLTAFCFAIIVFVISCVVYASKFRPAMIESGLDPLSTGKGNGSGGSGGFRDVRLKESTTNAHDWVWLGRSTIDRQSIVAESNTHLNPRDSRMRITSNPIVNYDNGRRVSSFDQQPKLQTHIVPASNLNKQHADHYLANERRDNALDYKPPVPPHRNVGSRACLPVQPVPGSGSVKDAPNKRHSQLYKREHLQSTDNNANPQPTQQPNQQPPPERPHPLAHGPAHPHPHQHQRSHSHSHNFSQEPLIKAAHNKIKQQQQQQQQLQHEELHNAEKLVEYTNPHQKNAFQFDSLTPKRVTKAAASSPATPSTAAVQGKAKAENHSMASSTGDAANSNGTDEIMRLPPSAVSQEPTTKSSRVKRATVVGNPMFSATVDESVAPGERLGLDDLDMDYEQIMHYFDNLKESNA, translated from the exons ATGAACAAGATGATGAGATACTGCCTGATAATTGCATTGCAGCTGTCGTTGGCAT ACTCCGTGGAGGTGCACTTCGAGGCGCCGGACAGCGGCTTCTTCCTGAAGCACGCCCGCCAACCACCTGTGACGCCGGAAATCGCCAATGTGCAGACATCCTCGGCGGTGCCACCGCTCCGGCAGCGATCCTCCTACGATTCCGTGCTGTCCCTGGACAGATTCACCGTCGTGGAGACCACACAGCCGGTGTCCATTCGCGCCAGCTACGGACCCTTCTCCACCAAACAGACGGTGCCAGCCCGCTACATTGTGCCGGACACAATGGACAGCCAGTCGGGCGATTACATGAAC AATGCCACTTTACTGGAGCTCCAGCAACCCAACATGCACCTGGACATCTCGGCCCATTTGGTTCGGTCCAGCGTTTCGCAGGATGCTCCCGTTCTTCGGGTACTCTTCCATGCCGGAGCCGATCCTGGTGGTCATTTGCAGCGCCAGAAGGTGTGTGTGCTCCTGCACGTGGCCATGGGCTCCGAGCAGCCCCTCAAGGGACGCTGCATGCCAGAGGGCGAGGATGGTGTCTGCGTGGCCGAGGTGGTGGTTCCCCTTGGCTGGTGGCCACAGCTCCCGGCGCCCACTCAAGATGGCAGTGGCCAGGCGCCACCCAAAGTGCCGCAACGCTACGCCCAGGTCTCCTACAGTGTCTTTGAACCTCCGTTGAGGAACCCCGAGCAATGCGAACCCAAGGTGCAGATCCAACCGCTGACCACCTTCGCTCAGGTGCCCCTGCTAGCCGCCAGGACTCCATATCGCATGCTGCGCGCCGATGATGCCGTTACCTTCCTGCTGCCACAGCACCCATTGTATCCACTGTCCCGTCTCCATGTGCCAGTCTTTCTGCATCAATATCCCGATCAGCGGGTGGCCGCCTTTACGGTGAGAGCCCGGGTCAAGGCGGGCTTGAGGATTCTGGGCGCCACCGCATCCACGGATCAGTGGAGCGTCTCTGTGGAAAAGGAGAATCCCAAGCACACCACCGCTCGTGTCACTGCCTTCCGCAAAGAGGCCGAATCCAGTCTGGAAACTGGAGCCAATCTAACCAGCGAGGTATTTGAGGTGTTCTCATGGCTGCTCGAGGTGGCCGAGGACACCAATGATATTGTGGATGGCGGCAAGATTGTGTGGTCCGTGACCCATGTCTACGACACGCCCAAAGACAAGGACTCCGGGGAGCTGGTAATACCCGATGACAACAAGAAGCGACTGATTGCCAAGCTGGAGATCAACAAGGATGACATTCAGGCGGTGCTGCCGATGGCCAAGATCTGGGAGGTCATGAACACGGCGGTGCTGACAGGCAGACAAGTGGCCCAGGCCATGAAGGTGTTTATCGTTTCGCAGGCGGGCAAAGTGGCCGATGTGACGCTCCAGAGTTCCTGTCACGCGGAAGACGAAAGTGTGATCAAG GTTTCCTCCTCCTGCAGCTCTGTCTATGTGGATGGTTCCGAGCAGCGCGGCTCCTCGAATGCCTCGGTTATCGTCAAGTATGGTACCtatgtgggcgtggccaagTTCATCGTCTGGATGCCCGAATTCCCGCTGGAGGTTTACATATCCGATTTCCGTCTCTCGCAAATCAAAGGATGGAAAGTAACAGATGACAATCACTATCT ACACAACAAGCAGTCGCGCCGAAGAAAGAAGAGGTCCTACGTTTGGGGACAGCATGGCACCAACTACTATAATAATCTGGGAGCAGACAAGACTGTTTGTCGGGCTCGTTATCAGCAAAGTCCCGTGGAAGTGTACGCCAAATTCCTGGCAGTGGATCAG AATTCTGGACGCACCAGCTACTTTATCTCCCGGCGTACAGGCTTAAGGGTGACGGATCTGGTGCAGCCGCTGCTTCGTGTGGCCGATCCCAAGATTGCCTCCCTGAAGGGCCGTATTCTGCAGGGCAAGTCCATGGGACGCACCGATGTGCAGGTTTTGTCACCCATTACGGGTCGTGTAATTGGCACCAAGGAGATCCGTGTGGGCAGCGACAAGGTCAACCTTTCCAAACTCATAGTGCGCGTCATCTCGGGCCTGCAGCTCACAATCAGTCCGGACAACACGATTGAGAACGGCTATTTGGCGGAGACCTCCGTCACCCATAAACTGACTGCTCAGTACCAGGAGGGACTGCTTGACATCGATCTGGAGTTCACCGATGGCTCCAAGACTCCGTTGCG GGACATTGCCGTGGAGGACTACTTTCTGCTGGTGGAGAGTCTGGACACCGAGGTGGTGGCCTTTGCTCCTATGCTGGCATCCCATCATCCGCGGGTCATAGCCGTGGGCGAGGGCAATGGTAACCTGCTGCGCGTGACCCTATTGCTTTCCGAGGAGTGTCGCCAGCGACGAGGCACTTTGAGTAGCTCCAAACAGAACAAATCGAATGCAGCGCCGCTGGCCAGTGCCTTGGCGTCGATCGAAGTGGATTTCAACAATGTGGATATCGTGAGCAAGCAGGAGGCGATCCAGAATGATGGCACTGTGGGCAGGGAACGGAAAAACTACAGGCAAACGGGTGATCTGGCTGATATTATAG TGGGCATCCCTTTGCGGGACTCCAGCCAGCTCTATGAACCTACTGTTCAGGCACGGCAACATCGTGGCAGCATTCAAGCGGTCCATAAGGGTCATCATGGCAAGGGCCTTGCTGGCACTGGTACCATGACGACCATGGAGCTGGGCATGTACGTCCTACTCACGGCCTTCTGCTTCGCTATTATTGTCTTTGTGATCTCTTGCGTGGTCTACGCATCCAAATTCCGGCCAGCCATGATTGAATCTGGCTTGGATCCCCTGTCGACGGGCAAGGGCAATGGGTCGGGAGGATCGGGTGGCTTCCGGGATGTGCGCTTGAAGGAGTCGACTACGAACGCCCACGATTGGGTCTGGCTGGGACGCTCCACCATCGACCGACAGTCAATTGTGGCTGAATCCAATACGCATCTAAATCCACGAG ATTCCCGCATGCGCATTACCAGCAATCCCATTGTGAACTACGACAATGGACGACGCGTGAGTTCCTTTGACCAACAGCCCAAGCTACAGACGCATATTGTGCCGGCCTCCAATCTGAACAAGCAGCATGCTGACCA CTATCTGGCCAACGAGCGCAGGGATAACGCCTTGGACTACAAGCCACCAGTGCCGCCGCATAGGAATGTGGGCTCCAGAGCCTGTTTGCCGGTTCAGCCTGTTCCCGGTTCAGGATCCGTAAAG GATGCCCCCAACAAGCGACACAGCCAGCTGTACAAACGTGAGCATCTGCAGAGCACCGACAACAATGCCAACCCACAGCCAACACAGCAGCCGAATCAGCAACCGCCTCCAGAACGCCCCCATCCACTGGCCCATGGTCCTGCCCATCCCCACCCGCACCAGCATCAGCGGAGTCATAGCCACAGCCACAATTTCAGCCAGGAGCCACTCATCAAGGCGGCTCACAACAAAAttaagcagcagcaacaacagcagcagcagctgcaacACGAGGAGCTGCACAACGCTGAAAAGCTGGTGGAGTACACGAATCCGCACCAGAAGAACGCGTTTCAGTTCGATTCGCTAACACCAAAGAGAGTTACCAAAGCAGCCGCGTCCTCGCCGGCAACGCCGTCCACAGCAGCAGTCCAGGGCAAAGCTAAGG CAGAAAACCACAGCATGGCCAGCAGCACTGGGGATGCGGCCAACTCGAATGGAACGGACGAGATCATGCGGCTGCCTCCCAGCGCCGTCAGCCAGGAGCCCACCACGAAATCGTCGCGTGTCAAGCGCGCCACCGTGGTGGGCAATCCGATGTTCTCGGCCACCGTCGATGAGTCCGTCGCCCCCGGAGAGCGTCTTGGACTGGACGACCTCGACATGGACTACGAGCAGATCATGCACTACTTTGACAACCTAAAG GAGTCAAATGCCTGA
- the LOC108004574 gene encoding uncharacterized protein isoform X2, producing MSFLGNTSDLECEKNEFPRQRSTGIVTKVAAHKLSAEPKWTDKREDDSDSEVSSPDNFLTKGAFLLTPSYELSMERAALICEKMAFKGCFSLTKTATGILFKFSHPDDYQAVFKKGFHKVTGARFYRKQTFSRSIAIPCRPRKTFTLYVLDVPEDLPVEDIRHAMYKFDSVVEVVRLHIYSSLASNAANASSASVAASSSSAGGDKGVEGEQIQLLHTPTQSLRRAALRSTSKSVGSVVGDAIEKAERPERRELPPAVIRVTLASMDEYNILLQNGLNFYDATFFPTEANISLKGAKIDYKRRMLDGSIPGRVRELLPVFDAAGFCKLPPPTSKLIKPPRS from the exons ATGTCGTTCCTGGGCAACACATCCGATCTGGAGTGCGAAAAGAACGAGTTCCCGAGGCAGCGCTCCACGGGCATCGTCACCAAGGTGGCGGCCCACAAGCTCTCCGCGGAGCCCAAGTGGACCGACAAGCGGGAGGATGACTCCGACTCGGAGGTCTCGTCGCCGGATAACTTTCTGACCAAAG GCGCCTTCCTACTGACCCCATCCTACGAGTTGTCCATGGAGCGGGCGGCCCTCATCTGCGAGAAGATGGCCTTCAAGGGATGCTTCAGCTTGACGAAAACCGCTACAGGCATTCTGTTTAAATTCTCACACCCAGATGACTATCAGGCGGTGTTCAAGAAGGGCTTCCACAAGGTCACCGGGGCGCGTTTCTACCGCAAG CAAACATTCTCGCGCAGC ATAGCCATTCCGTGCCGGCCAAGGAAGACCTTCACGCTGTACGTGCTCGATGTGCCGGAGGATCTGCCCGTGGAGGATATCCGGCATGCCATGTACAAGTTCGACTCGGTGGTGGAGGTGGTGCGTCTGCACATCTACTCGAGCCTCGCCAGCAACGCCGCCAACGCCTCCTCCGCCTCCGTCGCCGCCAGCTCCTCCTCCGCCGGCGGGGACAAGGGCGTCGAAGGTGAGCAGATCCAGCTGCTGCACACGCCGACCCAATCTCTGCGCCGAGCTGCACTCCGAA GCACCTCGAAGAGCGTGGGTTCCGTGGTGGGCGATGCCATCGAAAAGGCCGAGCGTCCGGAGCGCAGGGAATTGCCTCCTGCCGTCATCCGGGTCACCCTGGCCTCCATGGATGAGTACAACATCCTCTTGCAGAACGGACTCAACTTCTACGATGCCACGTTCTTTCCCACTGAGGCCAACATCTCGCTGAAGGGCGCCAAGATTGACTATAAGCGCAG AATGCTCGATGGATCGATTCCCGGACGGGTGAGGGAACTGCTGCCCGTTTTCGATGCGGCTGGCTTCTGCAAGCTGCCACCGCCCACCAGCAAGCTAATTAAGCCGCCGAGGTCGTAG
- the LOC108004574 gene encoding uncharacterized protein isoform X5 has translation MSFLGNTSDLECEKNEFPRQRSTGIVTKVAAHKLSAEPKWTDKREDDSDSEVSSPDNFLTKGAFLLTPSYELSMERAALICEKMAFKGCFSLTKTATGILFKFSHPDDYQAVFKKGFHKVTGARFYRKIAIPCRPRKTFTLYVLDVPEDLPVEDIRHAMYKFDSVVEVVRLHIYSSLASNAANASSASVAASSSSAGGDKGVEGTSKSVGSVVGDAIEKAERPERRELPPAVIRVTLASMDEYNILLQNGLNFYDATFFPTEANISLKGAKIDYKRRMLDGSIPGRVRELLPVFDAAGFCKLPPPTSKLIKPPRS, from the exons ATGTCGTTCCTGGGCAACACATCCGATCTGGAGTGCGAAAAGAACGAGTTCCCGAGGCAGCGCTCCACGGGCATCGTCACCAAGGTGGCGGCCCACAAGCTCTCCGCGGAGCCCAAGTGGACCGACAAGCGGGAGGATGACTCCGACTCGGAGGTCTCGTCGCCGGATAACTTTCTGACCAAAG GCGCCTTCCTACTGACCCCATCCTACGAGTTGTCCATGGAGCGGGCGGCCCTCATCTGCGAGAAGATGGCCTTCAAGGGATGCTTCAGCTTGACGAAAACCGCTACAGGCATTCTGTTTAAATTCTCACACCCAGATGACTATCAGGCGGTGTTCAAGAAGGGCTTCCACAAGGTCACCGGGGCGCGTTTCTACCGCAAG ATAGCCATTCCGTGCCGGCCAAGGAAGACCTTCACGCTGTACGTGCTCGATGTGCCGGAGGATCTGCCCGTGGAGGATATCCGGCATGCCATGTACAAGTTCGACTCGGTGGTGGAGGTGGTGCGTCTGCACATCTACTCGAGCCTCGCCAGCAACGCCGCCAACGCCTCCTCCGCCTCCGTCGCCGCCAGCTCCTCCTCCGCCGGCGGGGACAAGGGCGTCGAAG GCACCTCGAAGAGCGTGGGTTCCGTGGTGGGCGATGCCATCGAAAAGGCCGAGCGTCCGGAGCGCAGGGAATTGCCTCCTGCCGTCATCCGGGTCACCCTGGCCTCCATGGATGAGTACAACATCCTCTTGCAGAACGGACTCAACTTCTACGATGCCACGTTCTTTCCCACTGAGGCCAACATCTCGCTGAAGGGCGCCAAGATTGACTATAAGCGCAG AATGCTCGATGGATCGATTCCCGGACGGGTGAGGGAACTGCTGCCCGTTTTCGATGCGGCTGGCTTCTGCAAGCTGCCACCGCCCACCAGCAAGCTAATTAAGCCGCCGAGGTCGTAG
- the LOC108004574 gene encoding uncharacterized protein isoform X4, whose product MSFLGNTSDLECEKNEFPRQRSTGIVTKVAAHKLSAEPKWTDKREDDSDSEVSSPDNFLTKGAFLLTPSYELSMERAALICEKMAFKGCFSLTKTATGILFKFSHPDDYQAVFKKGFHKVTGARFYRKVSPPTHTHISSDWKGIMGHKIAIPCRPRKTFTLYVLDVPEDLPVEDIRHAMYKFDSVVEVVRLHIYSSLASNAANASSASVAASSSSAGGDKGVEGTSKSVGSVVGDAIEKAERPERRELPPAVIRVTLASMDEYNILLQNGLNFYDATFFPTEANISLKGAKIDYKRRMLDGSIPGRVRELLPVFDAAGFCKLPPPTSKLIKPPRS is encoded by the exons ATGTCGTTCCTGGGCAACACATCCGATCTGGAGTGCGAAAAGAACGAGTTCCCGAGGCAGCGCTCCACGGGCATCGTCACCAAGGTGGCGGCCCACAAGCTCTCCGCGGAGCCCAAGTGGACCGACAAGCGGGAGGATGACTCCGACTCGGAGGTCTCGTCGCCGGATAACTTTCTGACCAAAG GCGCCTTCCTACTGACCCCATCCTACGAGTTGTCCATGGAGCGGGCGGCCCTCATCTGCGAGAAGATGGCCTTCAAGGGATGCTTCAGCTTGACGAAAACCGCTACAGGCATTCTGTTTAAATTCTCACACCCAGATGACTATCAGGCGGTGTTCAAGAAGGGCTTCCACAAGGTCACCGGGGCGCGTTTCTACCGCAAGGTGAGCCCACCCACCCACACCCACATCTCCAGTGATTGGAAGGGCATTATGGGGCACAAG ATAGCCATTCCGTGCCGGCCAAGGAAGACCTTCACGCTGTACGTGCTCGATGTGCCGGAGGATCTGCCCGTGGAGGATATCCGGCATGCCATGTACAAGTTCGACTCGGTGGTGGAGGTGGTGCGTCTGCACATCTACTCGAGCCTCGCCAGCAACGCCGCCAACGCCTCCTCCGCCTCCGTCGCCGCCAGCTCCTCCTCCGCCGGCGGGGACAAGGGCGTCGAAG GCACCTCGAAGAGCGTGGGTTCCGTGGTGGGCGATGCCATCGAAAAGGCCGAGCGTCCGGAGCGCAGGGAATTGCCTCCTGCCGTCATCCGGGTCACCCTGGCCTCCATGGATGAGTACAACATCCTCTTGCAGAACGGACTCAACTTCTACGATGCCACGTTCTTTCCCACTGAGGCCAACATCTCGCTGAAGGGCGCCAAGATTGACTATAAGCGCAG AATGCTCGATGGATCGATTCCCGGACGGGTGAGGGAACTGCTGCCCGTTTTCGATGCGGCTGGCTTCTGCAAGCTGCCACCGCCCACCAGCAAGCTAATTAAGCCGCCGAGGTCGTAG